The following are encoded in a window of Parambassis ranga chromosome 15, fParRan2.1, whole genome shotgun sequence genomic DNA:
- the vwc2 gene encoding brorin, whose amino-acid sequence MLHSVAMTAEVLFVLGFLMSGAQCNPIATLPVSRERLERVLTQAREDKHQDKQTAQEPAGYGAQQRPEEINVLGPNRTAVNRARPNLTSQTRGSKGGKSQELWSEQDTLNQIDEGPTSDVTLSLDAIDEYAYPDYRGKGCMDESGFVFAIGEQFTPGPSTCPCLCTDEGPLCSKPECPKVHPRCIKVDTSQCCPQCKEKKNYCEFRGKIYASLEEFKVSPCEKCRCEPSGEVLCSVAACPQTECVDPEYEPDQCCPICKGGPNCYADTAVIPAGREVKIDECTICYCTYEEGTWQIERQATCSKNECQQS is encoded by the exons ATGCTGCACTCCGTTGCCATGACAGCAGAAGTTCTCTTTGTTCTTGGGTTCCTGATGAGTGGCGCTCAGTGTAATCCTATAGCGACCTTACCAGTGAGCCGAGAACGACTCGAAAGGGTGTTGACCCAAGCCAGGGAGGACAAACACCAGGACAAGCAGACCGCACAGGAGCCAGCGGGATATGGCGCTCAGCAGCGGCCAGAGGAAATCAATGTTCTGGGCCCCAACAGGACTGCTGTGAACCGTGCCAGGCCAAACCTCACTTCTCAGACACGAGGGTCTAAAGGTGGGAAGTCCCAGGAGCTGTGGAGTGAACAGGACACACTGAACCAAATAGACGAGGGCCCCACCAGTGATGTCACACTCTCCCTGGATGCCATCGACGAGTACGCCTACCCAGACTACAGGGGGAAAGGCTGCATGGATGAGAGCGGCTTTGTGTTCGCCATCGGCGAGCAGTTCACTCCAGGTCCTTCAACGTGCCCTTGCCTCTGCACAGACGAGGGCCCTCTGTGCAGCAAGCCAGAATGTCCCAAGGTTCACCCTCGCTGCATTAAAGTGGACACTAGCCAGTGCTGTCCGCAgtgcaaagagaaaaagaaCTACTGCGAGTTTCGGGGCAAGATCTACGCCTCGCTCGAAGAGTTTAAG GTGTCTCCGTGTGAGAAGTGCCGGTGTGAGCCGAGTGGTGAGGTGTTGTGTTCTGTGGCAGCCTGCCCACAGACGGAGTGTGTGGACCCGGAGTATGAGCCGGATCAGTGCTGCCCCATCTGCAAGGGCG GGCCAAATTGCTACGCGGACACAGCGGTGATACCGGCCGGCCGAGAGGTGAAGATTGATGAGTGTACAATCTGCTACTGCACATACGAGGAGGGCACGTGGCAGATTGAGCGGCAGGCCACCTGCAGTAAGAACGAGTGCCAGCAGAGCTAG
- the LOC114447051 gene encoding poly(rC)-binding protein 3 isoform X1: MSDKEEMASDGSLNVTLTLRLLMHGKEVGSIIGKKGETVKKMREESGARINISEGSSPERIVTITGPTEGIFRAFSMIAQKFEEDITAAMTNSNVTSKPPVTLRLVFPGSQCGSLIGKGGSKIKEIRETTGAQVQVAGDMLPDSTERAVTISGTPQAITQCVRHICSVMLESPPKGATIPYRPKVIPAGAQAVLAPQQAFAIPGQYAFAHQDLTKLHQLAMQHIPLPSLGQSNPTFPGLDASAPTSSQELAIPNDFIGCIIGRQGSKINEIRQVSGAHIKIASATDGSAMRQVTITGSPASISVAQYLINASLEMAKYTMQAASSATPVDLNMSFSQSAPTASTAATSMAVLAATTPAPTINVHSPSTLPAIQNPHYAVPVSSLLGMKTLPVLAVHPAAASSLTQGLSPYTAKMPTSGVKKSERQKFAPY, encoded by the exons ATGTCTGATAAGGAAGAAATGGCTTCAGATGGGAGTCTGAATGTGACACTGACCTTGAGGCTGCTGATGCATGGAAAG GAAGTTGGCAGCATAATTGGGAAG AAAGGAGAAACAGTGAAGAAAATGAGGGAGGAG AGTGGAGCTCGTATCAATATATCAGAGGGATCGTCTCCTGAGAGAATAGTTACCATCACAGGACCCACAGAGGGCATCTTTAGAGCGTTCTCCATGATTGCACAGAAGTTTGAGGAG GATATTACAGCAGCGATGACAAACAGCAACGTGACAAGCAAGCCACCTGTGACACTTCGCCTGGTCTTCCCAGGGAGCCAGTGTGGCTCGCTGATTGGCAAAGGAGGCTCAAAGATCAAAGAGATCAGAGAG ACCACGGGCGCTCAGGTTCAGGTGGCAGGAGACATGCTGCCGGACTCTACAGAGAGGGCTGTCACCATCTCCGGCACTCCACAGGCCATCACTCAGTGTGTAAGACACATCTGCTCTGTGATGCTGGAG TCTCCACCGAAAGGAGCAACCATTCCTTACCGTCCCAAGGTCATACCTGCAGGAGCCCAAGCAGTATTAGCACCACAGCAA GCCTTTGCTATTCCAGGACAGTATGCATTTGCACATCAAGAT TTGACCAAGCTTCACCAGTTGGCTATGCAGCATATCCCCCTCCCTTCCCTTGGGCAGAGCAACCCTACCTTCCCTG GGTTGGATGCATCTGCCCCCACAAGTTCACAAGAGCTGGCAATACCTAATGAT TTTATTGGCTGCATAATTGGAAGACAAGGCAGCAAGATCAATGAGATTCGCCAGGTCTCTGGAGCTCACATCAAAATTGCCAGCGCCACTGATGGCTCAGCCATGCGCCAAGTCACGATCACTGGCTCGCCGGCCAGCATCAGCGTGGCCCAGTACCTCATCAACGCCAG CTTAGAGATGGCTAAATACACCATGCAGGCCGCTTCCTCTGCGACCCCAGTTGACCTCAACATGAGCTTCTCTCAGTCTGCTCCCACTGCCTCCACTGCTGCTACCTCTATGGCCGTCCTGGCTGCCACCACCCCAGCCCCCACCATTAACGTCCACTCTCCTTCCACCTTACCAGCCATCCAAAACCCACACTACGCCGTCCCCGTTTCCAGCCTGCTTGGCATGAAAACTCTCCCTGTGCTGGCTGTCCACCCAGCAGCTGCATCCAGCCTAACGCAGGGTTTATCCCCTTACACCGCAAAAATGCCAACCTCCGGCGTCAAAAAATCTGAGCGGCAGAAGTTTGCTCCTTATTGA
- the LOC114447051 gene encoding poly(rC)-binding protein 3 isoform X2 — protein sequence MSDKEEMASDGSLNVTLTLRLLMHGKEVGSIIGKKGETVKKMREESGARINISEGSSPERIVTITGPTEGIFRAFSMIAQKFEEDITAAMTNSNVTSKPPVTLRLVFPGSQCGSLIGKGGSKIKEIRETTGAQVQVAGDMLPDSTERAVTISGTPQAITQCVRHICSVMLESPPKGATIPYRPKVIPAGAQAVLAPQQAFAIPGQYAFAHQDLTKLHQLAMQHIPLPSLGQSNPTFPGLDASAPTSSQELAIPNDFIGCIIGRQGSKINEIRQVSGAHIKIASATDGSAMRQVTITGSPASISVAQYLINARLSSVLTGLGVL from the exons ATGTCTGATAAGGAAGAAATGGCTTCAGATGGGAGTCTGAATGTGACACTGACCTTGAGGCTGCTGATGCATGGAAAG GAAGTTGGCAGCATAATTGGGAAG AAAGGAGAAACAGTGAAGAAAATGAGGGAGGAG AGTGGAGCTCGTATCAATATATCAGAGGGATCGTCTCCTGAGAGAATAGTTACCATCACAGGACCCACAGAGGGCATCTTTAGAGCGTTCTCCATGATTGCACAGAAGTTTGAGGAG GATATTACAGCAGCGATGACAAACAGCAACGTGACAAGCAAGCCACCTGTGACACTTCGCCTGGTCTTCCCAGGGAGCCAGTGTGGCTCGCTGATTGGCAAAGGAGGCTCAAAGATCAAAGAGATCAGAGAG ACCACGGGCGCTCAGGTTCAGGTGGCAGGAGACATGCTGCCGGACTCTACAGAGAGGGCTGTCACCATCTCCGGCACTCCACAGGCCATCACTCAGTGTGTAAGACACATCTGCTCTGTGATGCTGGAG TCTCCACCGAAAGGAGCAACCATTCCTTACCGTCCCAAGGTCATACCTGCAGGAGCCCAAGCAGTATTAGCACCACAGCAA GCCTTTGCTATTCCAGGACAGTATGCATTTGCACATCAAGAT TTGACCAAGCTTCACCAGTTGGCTATGCAGCATATCCCCCTCCCTTCCCTTGGGCAGAGCAACCCTACCTTCCCTG GGTTGGATGCATCTGCCCCCACAAGTTCACAAGAGCTGGCAATACCTAATGAT TTTATTGGCTGCATAATTGGAAGACAAGGCAGCAAGATCAATGAGATTCGCCAGGTCTCTGGAGCTCACATCAAAATTGCCAGCGCCACTGATGGCTCAGCCATGCGCCAAGTCACGATCACTGGCTCGCCGGCCAGCATCAGCGTGGCCCAGTACCTCATCAACGCCAG GCTCTCATCAGTGCTAACAGGCTTGGGTGTTCTGTAG